One genomic segment of Coffea arabica cultivar ET-39 chromosome 6e, Coffea Arabica ET-39 HiFi, whole genome shotgun sequence includes these proteins:
- the LOC113694104 gene encoding DEAD-box ATP-dependent RNA helicase 10-like isoform X3: MEEMMVEEKREVEEEEVKVVEEEEEEERIQSFKELGVCSELVEACDNLGWKAPTRIQMEAIPHAIQGSDIIGLAQTGSGKTAAFALPILQALLQAPQPFFACVLSPTRELAIQISEQFEALGSGIGVKCAVLVGGVAQTDQSIALAKRPHIVVATPGRLIDHLSNTKGFTLRMLKYLVLDEADRLLNEDFEKSLDEILNVIPRERKTYLFSATMTKKVKKLQRACLRNPVKIEAASKYSTVDTLKQQYRFVPAKYKECYLVYILTEMSGSTSMVFTRTCDATGLLALMLRNLGLRAIPISGHMTQAKRLGALNKFKGGECNILICTDVASRGLDIPSVDMVINYDIPTNSKDYIHRVGRTARAGRSGVAISLVNQYELEWYIQIEKLIGKKLPEFPAQEEEVLLLLERVTEAKRISQMKLKETGGKKKRRGGDDVDEDVDRYLGLKNGKAKKFKNR, from the exons ATG GAAGAAATGATGGTGGAGGAGAAACGAGAAGTAGAAGAAGAGGAGGTAAaggtggtggaggaggaggaggaggaggaaagaaTTCAGAGCTTCAAAGAATTGGGAGTGTGCTCAGAGCTGGTGGAGGCGTGCGACAATTTGGGATGGAAAGCACCCACAAGGATTCAGATGGAGGCCATTCCCCACGCCATTCAAGGGAGCGACATCATTGGACTTGCCCAAACTGGTTCGGGTAAAACCGCTGCCTTTGCTCTGCCAATTCTCCAAGCTCTTCTTCAAGCTCCCCAACCTTTCTTTGCCTGTGTCCTTTCTCCCACACG AGAGCTGGCTATTCAAATTTCTGAACAGTTTGAAGCTTTGGGATCAGGGATTGGAGTCAAGTGTGCTGTG CTTGTTGGAGGAGTTGCCCAAACTGACCAGAGCATTGCCCTTGCTAAGCGCCCCCATATTGTT GTGGCAACCCCTGGTCGCCTCATTGATCATCTTTCGAATACTAAAGGTTTTACGCTGCGTATGTTGAAGTACTTG GTATTGGATGAAGCAGACAGGTTGCTGAATGAGGATTTTGAGAAATCACTAGATGAGATATTGAATGTTATTCCTCGTGAAAGGAAGACATATTTGTTTTCTGCTACCATGACAAAGAAG GTCAAGAAGCTCCAGAGGGCATGTCTGAGGAATCCTGTGAAG ATAGAAGCTGCATCTAAGTATTCCACAGTGGATACGCTTAAGCAACAGTATCGCTTTGTTCCTGCAAAGTATAAG GAATGCTATCTTGTTTATATTCTAACTGAGATGTCTGGAAGCACATCGATGGTGTTTACACGTACATGTGATGCAACTGGTCTTTTGGCTTTGATGCTGAGGAACCTGGGCTTAAGGGCCATCCCTATTAGTGGCCATATGACCCAG GCAAAAAGACTCGGAGCCTTGAACAAGTTTAAGGGTGGAGAATGTAATATCCTCATTTGTACTGATGTTGCTAGTAGAGGGCTAGATATTCCATCTGTTGATATGGTTATTAATTATGATATCCCCACAAACTCAAAG GACTATATACATCGGGTTGGAAGAACTGCTCGTGCAGGACGATCAGGTGTTGCCATTTCATTAGTCAATCAGTATGAGTTGGAGTGGTATATACAAATAGAGAAGCTCATTG GGAAGAAGTTACCCGAATTCCCAGCTCAAGAAGAAGAAGTCTTGCTTCTGTTGGAGCGGGTCACGGAGGCTAAAAGAATCTCTCAAATG AAACTCAAAGAAACTGGTGGGAAGAAGAAACGAAGGGGAGGAGATGACGTCGACGAAGATGTTGATAGATATTTAGGTTTGAAGAATGGGAAAgcaaaaaagtttaaaaatcgATGA
- the LOC113694104 gene encoding DEAD-box ATP-dependent RNA helicase 10-like isoform X1 produces MEEMMVEEKREVEEEEVKVVEEEEEEERIQSFKELGVCSELVEACDNLGWKAPTRIQMEAIPHAIQGSDIIGLAQTGSGKTAAFALPILQALLQAPQPFFACVLSPTRELAIQISEQFEALGSGIGVKCAVLVGGVAQTDQSIALAKRPHIVVATPGRLIDHLSNTKGFTLRMLKYLVLDEADRLLNEDFEKSLDEILNVIPRERKTYLFSATMTKKVKKLQRACLRNPVKIEAASKYSTVDTLKQQYRFVPAKYKECYLVYILTEMSGSTSMVFTRTCDATGLLALMLRNLGLRAIPISGHMTQVWPLSVLRICHSEAKRLGALNKFKGGECNILICTDVASRGLDIPSVDMVINYDIPTNSKDYIHRVGRTARAGRSGVAISLVNQYELEWYIQIEKLIGKKLPEFPAQEEEVLLLLERVTEAKRISQMKLKETGGKKKRRGGDDVDEDVDRYLGLKNGKAKKFKNR; encoded by the exons ATG GAAGAAATGATGGTGGAGGAGAAACGAGAAGTAGAAGAAGAGGAGGTAAaggtggtggaggaggaggaggaggaggaaagaaTTCAGAGCTTCAAAGAATTGGGAGTGTGCTCAGAGCTGGTGGAGGCGTGCGACAATTTGGGATGGAAAGCACCCACAAGGATTCAGATGGAGGCCATTCCCCACGCCATTCAAGGGAGCGACATCATTGGACTTGCCCAAACTGGTTCGGGTAAAACCGCTGCCTTTGCTCTGCCAATTCTCCAAGCTCTTCTTCAAGCTCCCCAACCTTTCTTTGCCTGTGTCCTTTCTCCCACACG AGAGCTGGCTATTCAAATTTCTGAACAGTTTGAAGCTTTGGGATCAGGGATTGGAGTCAAGTGTGCTGTG CTTGTTGGAGGAGTTGCCCAAACTGACCAGAGCATTGCCCTTGCTAAGCGCCCCCATATTGTT GTGGCAACCCCTGGTCGCCTCATTGATCATCTTTCGAATACTAAAGGTTTTACGCTGCGTATGTTGAAGTACTTG GTATTGGATGAAGCAGACAGGTTGCTGAATGAGGATTTTGAGAAATCACTAGATGAGATATTGAATGTTATTCCTCGTGAAAGGAAGACATATTTGTTTTCTGCTACCATGACAAAGAAG GTCAAGAAGCTCCAGAGGGCATGTCTGAGGAATCCTGTGAAG ATAGAAGCTGCATCTAAGTATTCCACAGTGGATACGCTTAAGCAACAGTATCGCTTTGTTCCTGCAAAGTATAAG GAATGCTATCTTGTTTATATTCTAACTGAGATGTCTGGAAGCACATCGATGGTGTTTACACGTACATGTGATGCAACTGGTCTTTTGGCTTTGATGCTGAGGAACCTGGGCTTAAGGGCCATCCCTATTAGTGGCCATATGACCCAGGTATGGCCACTAAGTGTGTTGAGAATTTGTCATAGTGAA GCAAAAAGACTCGGAGCCTTGAACAAGTTTAAGGGTGGAGAATGTAATATCCTCATTTGTACTGATGTTGCTAGTAGAGGGCTAGATATTCCATCTGTTGATATGGTTATTAATTATGATATCCCCACAAACTCAAAG GACTATATACATCGGGTTGGAAGAACTGCTCGTGCAGGACGATCAGGTGTTGCCATTTCATTAGTCAATCAGTATGAGTTGGAGTGGTATATACAAATAGAGAAGCTCATTG GGAAGAAGTTACCCGAATTCCCAGCTCAAGAAGAAGAAGTCTTGCTTCTGTTGGAGCGGGTCACGGAGGCTAAAAGAATCTCTCAAATG AAACTCAAAGAAACTGGTGGGAAGAAGAAACGAAGGGGAGGAGATGACGTCGACGAAGATGTTGATAGATATTTAGGTTTGAAGAATGGGAAAgcaaaaaagtttaaaaatcgATGA
- the LOC113694104 gene encoding DEAD-box ATP-dependent RNA helicase 10-like isoform X2, producing the protein MMVEEKREVEEEEVKVVEEEEEEERIQSFKELGVCSELVEACDNLGWKAPTRIQMEAIPHAIQGSDIIGLAQTGSGKTAAFALPILQALLQAPQPFFACVLSPTRELAIQISEQFEALGSGIGVKCAVLVGGVAQTDQSIALAKRPHIVVATPGRLIDHLSNTKGFTLRMLKYLVLDEADRLLNEDFEKSLDEILNVIPRERKTYLFSATMTKKVKKLQRACLRNPVKIEAASKYSTVDTLKQQYRFVPAKYKECYLVYILTEMSGSTSMVFTRTCDATGLLALMLRNLGLRAIPISGHMTQVWPLSVLRICHSEAKRLGALNKFKGGECNILICTDVASRGLDIPSVDMVINYDIPTNSKDYIHRVGRTARAGRSGVAISLVNQYELEWYIQIEKLIGKKLPEFPAQEEEVLLLLERVTEAKRISQMKLKETGGKKKRRGGDDVDEDVDRYLGLKNGKAKKFKNR; encoded by the exons ATGATGGTGGAGGAGAAACGAGAAGTAGAAGAAGAGGAGGTAAaggtggtggaggaggaggaggaggaggaaagaaTTCAGAGCTTCAAAGAATTGGGAGTGTGCTCAGAGCTGGTGGAGGCGTGCGACAATTTGGGATGGAAAGCACCCACAAGGATTCAGATGGAGGCCATTCCCCACGCCATTCAAGGGAGCGACATCATTGGACTTGCCCAAACTGGTTCGGGTAAAACCGCTGCCTTTGCTCTGCCAATTCTCCAAGCTCTTCTTCAAGCTCCCCAACCTTTCTTTGCCTGTGTCCTTTCTCCCACACG AGAGCTGGCTATTCAAATTTCTGAACAGTTTGAAGCTTTGGGATCAGGGATTGGAGTCAAGTGTGCTGTG CTTGTTGGAGGAGTTGCCCAAACTGACCAGAGCATTGCCCTTGCTAAGCGCCCCCATATTGTT GTGGCAACCCCTGGTCGCCTCATTGATCATCTTTCGAATACTAAAGGTTTTACGCTGCGTATGTTGAAGTACTTG GTATTGGATGAAGCAGACAGGTTGCTGAATGAGGATTTTGAGAAATCACTAGATGAGATATTGAATGTTATTCCTCGTGAAAGGAAGACATATTTGTTTTCTGCTACCATGACAAAGAAG GTCAAGAAGCTCCAGAGGGCATGTCTGAGGAATCCTGTGAAG ATAGAAGCTGCATCTAAGTATTCCACAGTGGATACGCTTAAGCAACAGTATCGCTTTGTTCCTGCAAAGTATAAG GAATGCTATCTTGTTTATATTCTAACTGAGATGTCTGGAAGCACATCGATGGTGTTTACACGTACATGTGATGCAACTGGTCTTTTGGCTTTGATGCTGAGGAACCTGGGCTTAAGGGCCATCCCTATTAGTGGCCATATGACCCAGGTATGGCCACTAAGTGTGTTGAGAATTTGTCATAGTGAA GCAAAAAGACTCGGAGCCTTGAACAAGTTTAAGGGTGGAGAATGTAATATCCTCATTTGTACTGATGTTGCTAGTAGAGGGCTAGATATTCCATCTGTTGATATGGTTATTAATTATGATATCCCCACAAACTCAAAG GACTATATACATCGGGTTGGAAGAACTGCTCGTGCAGGACGATCAGGTGTTGCCATTTCATTAGTCAATCAGTATGAGTTGGAGTGGTATATACAAATAGAGAAGCTCATTG GGAAGAAGTTACCCGAATTCCCAGCTCAAGAAGAAGAAGTCTTGCTTCTGTTGGAGCGGGTCACGGAGGCTAAAAGAATCTCTCAAATG AAACTCAAAGAAACTGGTGGGAAGAAGAAACGAAGGGGAGGAGATGACGTCGACGAAGATGTTGATAGATATTTAGGTTTGAAGAATGGGAAAgcaaaaaagtttaaaaatcgATGA
- the LOC113694104 gene encoding DEAD-box ATP-dependent RNA helicase 10-like isoform X4, whose protein sequence is MMVEEKREVEEEEVKVVEEEEEEERIQSFKELGVCSELVEACDNLGWKAPTRIQMEAIPHAIQGSDIIGLAQTGSGKTAAFALPILQALLQAPQPFFACVLSPTRELAIQISEQFEALGSGIGVKCAVLVGGVAQTDQSIALAKRPHIVVATPGRLIDHLSNTKGFTLRMLKYLVLDEADRLLNEDFEKSLDEILNVIPRERKTYLFSATMTKKVKKLQRACLRNPVKIEAASKYSTVDTLKQQYRFVPAKYKECYLVYILTEMSGSTSMVFTRTCDATGLLALMLRNLGLRAIPISGHMTQAKRLGALNKFKGGECNILICTDVASRGLDIPSVDMVINYDIPTNSKDYIHRVGRTARAGRSGVAISLVNQYELEWYIQIEKLIGKKLPEFPAQEEEVLLLLERVTEAKRISQMKLKETGGKKKRRGGDDVDEDVDRYLGLKNGKAKKFKNR, encoded by the exons ATGATGGTGGAGGAGAAACGAGAAGTAGAAGAAGAGGAGGTAAaggtggtggaggaggaggaggaggaggaaagaaTTCAGAGCTTCAAAGAATTGGGAGTGTGCTCAGAGCTGGTGGAGGCGTGCGACAATTTGGGATGGAAAGCACCCACAAGGATTCAGATGGAGGCCATTCCCCACGCCATTCAAGGGAGCGACATCATTGGACTTGCCCAAACTGGTTCGGGTAAAACCGCTGCCTTTGCTCTGCCAATTCTCCAAGCTCTTCTTCAAGCTCCCCAACCTTTCTTTGCCTGTGTCCTTTCTCCCACACG AGAGCTGGCTATTCAAATTTCTGAACAGTTTGAAGCTTTGGGATCAGGGATTGGAGTCAAGTGTGCTGTG CTTGTTGGAGGAGTTGCCCAAACTGACCAGAGCATTGCCCTTGCTAAGCGCCCCCATATTGTT GTGGCAACCCCTGGTCGCCTCATTGATCATCTTTCGAATACTAAAGGTTTTACGCTGCGTATGTTGAAGTACTTG GTATTGGATGAAGCAGACAGGTTGCTGAATGAGGATTTTGAGAAATCACTAGATGAGATATTGAATGTTATTCCTCGTGAAAGGAAGACATATTTGTTTTCTGCTACCATGACAAAGAAG GTCAAGAAGCTCCAGAGGGCATGTCTGAGGAATCCTGTGAAG ATAGAAGCTGCATCTAAGTATTCCACAGTGGATACGCTTAAGCAACAGTATCGCTTTGTTCCTGCAAAGTATAAG GAATGCTATCTTGTTTATATTCTAACTGAGATGTCTGGAAGCACATCGATGGTGTTTACACGTACATGTGATGCAACTGGTCTTTTGGCTTTGATGCTGAGGAACCTGGGCTTAAGGGCCATCCCTATTAGTGGCCATATGACCCAG GCAAAAAGACTCGGAGCCTTGAACAAGTTTAAGGGTGGAGAATGTAATATCCTCATTTGTACTGATGTTGCTAGTAGAGGGCTAGATATTCCATCTGTTGATATGGTTATTAATTATGATATCCCCACAAACTCAAAG GACTATATACATCGGGTTGGAAGAACTGCTCGTGCAGGACGATCAGGTGTTGCCATTTCATTAGTCAATCAGTATGAGTTGGAGTGGTATATACAAATAGAGAAGCTCATTG GGAAGAAGTTACCCGAATTCCCAGCTCAAGAAGAAGAAGTCTTGCTTCTGTTGGAGCGGGTCACGGAGGCTAAAAGAATCTCTCAAATG AAACTCAAAGAAACTGGTGGGAAGAAGAAACGAAGGGGAGGAGATGACGTCGACGAAGATGTTGATAGATATTTAGGTTTGAAGAATGGGAAAgcaaaaaagtttaaaaatcgATGA